aggggaaaagggagagtaGAAAGTTCTTCAGAGGTGATTTGAGAAATTTTGTTCTTTTGATAAATTAACTTGACTAGTGCTTTAATAGATTTGGGTTCCCATTGCTTAATGGATGATAACTAGGAAAGTTTTTGTAAAGATTGTGGTAGTGAAGGGACTTGataatcctttccaattctgaaattctgtgatgttagtttttttttgttagtttgttttgttttttaccctcTTGCTTTGTTAACAGCTTCCAGGTATAGTATTTTCAGATACATCAGGTGGATTAGTGATTTCATTTAACATGGACTCCTACCAGGGATGCCCCAGATTGCATATCTCATCCATATTTTGTTGTCCTGTGAGATTGTTGACCATGTTCTATAAATCTTTCACAAGGGATTCAGTAATTTCCCGCCATTCAGCAAACATTGAGCCCATTATGGGTTCTGCTCTGCGTGTTGGATAGGGTTCTGTCTGGACTTTGCAGTTTGGAAGACCAAGTTTTAACCCTGCCAACTGCCTGGACAAGTTATTTGACTtatgtgtctcaatttcctcatataaaatTGGGGGATAATTTGATGGCTTCTAAAACTACCCTTTCATTTCAATATCGGATTATATGATTTGCTTCAAGGAGAATGGCCAGCTGTTGAATGTTGACAATGAGATTAAGGTTAGGGCACTGCTTCCTTTGATTTTGATTTAAGTACTGGTAGATTTAAGAAACCTGAGgctaagaaaaacatttcatctCTCACCAAAATAAGATGTGGACTGAGTTGCAGGTTTTTATTCCTAAGTCAGAGTAGGCAGTACTCAGTACTTGAGTATTTCCAAAGGCTAGTAGGTGAGGATCAGTATCCCTGAATCACTAAGAATATTCTgtcaaggaaggagaaaaacaaaatttcctttgtgatgaaaaaaattatccctttCAGTACTAGGCAAAGGGGTACTGTGAAGAACCTTGGTGTTGAGTTACAACTGAGTTCCTATCTCAGCACTGAAATTTGCTTATATATGAACTTGTGCAAATCCTTTAAACTCTGAAGTTCCCTTGTCTTTTAAAaaaggtgtgtgtgggggggagattGGACTAGATCTCTAGTTTTTTCCAGCTCAAAATGCCCTAGAAATTTTATCTGTTACATTATGATACTGATTGGGAGTTCTTTACCATGGATTTGTGAACTTaggagattttatttaaaatataataggttttctttgtaaGGGGCAGCATTTGAAAGCATTTGGAGAAGGTTTGTCAGACTAACAAACGggatccatgatacaaaaaaggttaagaacttctattaaagatgtgttttttaaaaaatagtctgcTTTCAAAGAATTTTGATGCAGGAAACAGCAATCATGTatgaaataaaagattaattttaGCTCTTTAGAGGCTAAGTGGACAGGAAAGTCTGCCCCACTGGAGAGTGTCAGATTGTAGTACTTTGAGCTtttgtggggaagagagagaaccCTACCTGTAACTATATACGATAAACATGTACCTGAAAGAGTATATATAGATTTTGAATAAAACAAGTTTTTCCTCAAAAGTACTAAAAAAAGCTCAATATATTGGGAGAACATCAAGTCCAACTCACATCTGAAAAGACATCTTTACAAGTAGTTATCTAGTTCTAAGAAACTAACCTCATTCTGAGGCATCCATCTCCTCTTGTTTGTTGAACATGAAGCCAAAATTTGCTTCTAGAGCTTCTACCACTGCTCTTAGGGTTATTCTGTAGGGCCAAACTGAAAAAACTaatctctttctatttatttggAGATAGTccttcaaatgcttgaaaattGATTTAAGCCCTCTCAACCTCCTGCTAACTTTTCTCTAAGCTAAATCTTACAGAAAATCGTAGAAAATATAGGAACCTTTATGgcttaatatattttaacatacctAGTTTGCTTTAAACAGGATACAACTACAGCTCctccaataaatattattttacatagttagcatttgtatagtgctttaaggtttctATAAATGAACTTAACCACAATCCTAGAAAATAGTTGCTATATTATCCATGTTTTATAAATGCAGAGAACAAGGCAaacagtttaaatgatttgttttgggTTAGACAAATTAGGAtatatctgaggctatatttgaattcagatctttgtgCCTTTGGATCCAGCCTGTTGTGTGGTCTTCACGATCCTGGGAATAAGATGTTGCTATCATCACTCTTATTTTAGGAGCATTGTACGAAGTGTTGGGGCTACAAAGAAAGTAGCAATCCCTGCTTCTGAAAGTAGCATTCCAGAACCCTGAGGCAGCAGTGGGTTTAAAGACAACACATGTAAAGTCCAAGCCTTGGGCTTCTTGGGAAAGGTTCTTACTCTTTTCTTACCTGTATCCTTGTCCTAAGACATAGTAGATGACTGTTGTGAAGCCAGAAGGATTTAAATTAGATACAGGGAGTACTTTATAACAAACAGATCAGAAGTTAATTATagattttactttataatttGGAATAGTTTCAAAGTTGGGCAGTGTTCTGTTTCTTATTGGTTTATGTCACTTTCTAGTGCTGTGACTTCCAAATATCAGCAAGAACTAAAGTTGTCTTTGAATAGACTCTCTAAATTAGACTTTTACAAATAACTTCATGGTTAATATTTTGATTGAAGATTCAGATAAGAGAAACTGCTTGGTTCAGATGCTACATGTAACTTACATTAAGAACTCAATTATCTGGCAGCCTTTCCAGGAAATGGAGCCAAAAAACACTTCTGAACAGCCAATATAAATGTCACAAAGCCTATACATACTAATGTGCAAGACCTTCAGACTCTTGCTCAAAGCCAATTAGCTCTTACTTTTACACACAGTTCTAAAAGCTTTGTTATCTGGATTCTAAGCCTGACAACAAATTGCTAAGACAGGGCAAGAATTGGAATGAGAAGGAGCTGCTATGTACAAGCACATAGCAGCTAAAGAAGTGGGTTCCCAGTATATCAGGTAAGCAGTCCTtttaacagcattttttttttttatttgagcaaATAAGTGATCATAATAACCTTTTAAATGGTGAGGAAAGATTTCtattaataaattgaaaaatcatGGTGGGTAAAGGGTTTTAATACCCCTCAGCTAATTCCTAACCATTCATTTCCAGAGAGATGTCCAGGTAGCTGAGGCTTACTATACTTTGAAATCAATTTACTAATTGTCTGGTGGTTTCTTTCAGGCGGGTGCCACATCTATGTGGGCTTCGTGCTGTGGGTTGCTGAATGAAGTCATGGGGACTGGAGCTGTAAGAGGCCAACAGTCTGGATTTGGAGGAGGTACCGGCCCATTCAGATTTGCACAAAACACTGACTTTTCCACATACCCACCAGCAGCTACAGGAGGAGCTAATATAGTTTGCAAAGCCTGTGgactttcattttcagtttttagaaaaaaggtgagttttttgttgttgtttttagtcaataaattagaacatatattgtatttaatttatactttaacatatttaacgtgtattggtcaatctgccataagggggaagggagaaggaggggaaaaattggaacaaaagatttggcaattgtcaatactgtaaaaaagtaaataaattagatctttgatattttatttaaatcaagTTGCAGGTAAATTCCTTTAGGGGAAAGTGAACTCTATTACTTCAAGATTTTTACCCTTCTGTTTAGTAAAATTCTTAGAACCAGAAGGGGTAACTtatttactataatttttttattttagaaacaatTTTATGTTTTCTCCTGGTAGATTAGCAGGATAAAGTTTGGTTTTAGAATTTCGAGATGTAGGTAGttgtgtatatttattataaaggaaTGCTTGGCTGGTGTGTCACTGTTCAGTTCTAAAGTCAAATTATGAATATACTACTAATAGTTCAGGGATTCCTGATACTAGCTCTGATATTCCATGATTAATATGTCTACATTGCTTTTATATTTATCAggcatttcttaaatatattttatcagatGGTAAACTGAGTCAAGTGCCAACTTAAATCAGTCCTGAAACCTGCCTGCTGACTTGCACAGCTTGCCTTGATACCCGGGAATCATGTGGTTTAAGCAATTACACTGCAGCCTTTGTTTAAGGAAGAATGAATTGTTTTCATAGAGATCTGTGGTCACTTCAGTCAGGGCACCAAGACTCCTCATTGATCTAATTTTAACAAATGACATGCTCTTATGCAAAAAATTTGAACATTTTCTCCCAATTTGTTGAATTGTTATAGTAGTACATTAGTACATTCTTTGAGTATTAAATGAAATGTAATAATTAACctaaattcccttgaaatctcTTAGCAGTTTCCATCTTAATTTCTTAAGAAATTTATTCTGCAACAAACTGAAATGAATGATTGCATTTCTTAAACTACCATCTCTCTAAGCTGGGATGTAGCTCTGACAGTGATTAAGGCTATGAAAAGGTACAGATTATTGTATTAGAGTTCTCAATTTCCTAGGATTAACCTTGAAGGATCAAttgcctttttcctttatttcactCTCATTGTGGTGTTCACATCTTTCTTTAACTGGGaataaatattcaatgaaaagATCCAGGGAAAAGTTTCCATTCCTTCTCCACTTAGTGTCAGCTGCTCTCTCTGCTAATTATATGTTTGTGCTGGGGGGTGGAAAGGTTTTAATTCATTAACACAAGCTTGTATGGCTTTGTGAAAGTATCTTTATTGAACTGAGATCATTTCAACAGTTTGTTTTCAAGtctttaaatataatggaattaGGAACACCTATAAAAATAGGTTGGTGGCATATAGTGGTTTGTAACAATGTCACTTAACATACTAATGGAAGAAAAACAAGGATTAAAGTAGTTGACTGTCTTGCATCCATAATTAAGTGGtttctttcctgtctttcttcAGCATGTGTGTTGTGACTGCAAGAAGGATTTTTGTTCTGTCTGTTCAGTCATACAAGAAAATTTCCGAAGATGTTGTACTTGTCACTTGTTACAAGAAACTTCCTTTCAGCGCCCTCAGTTAATGCGACTGAAAGTCAAAGATCTGAGGCAGTATCTCATTCTTCGAAATATACCAATAGACACTTGCCGAGAGAAAGCAGACTTGGTTGATCTTGTATTGTGCCATCATGGATTGGGCTCTGAGGAAGACATGGACACGCATAGCCTGAATTCTTCAAGATCACAGACTTCTGGTTTTTTTACACATCCATTTTTTTCAACGTATCCAGTCCCTTCTTCAACAGTGTCTTCATCGCAGGGAGACCCCACAAGCCAAAGAGGAAACTCTGGTCCTGCAGCACTTTCACAGGTAGCTGATTTCTATAATACTTGGATGTTTGCTGTAGGGTCTTCTAGGTGCAAAGTTCACCTATGATTTATGTAATTGTAGATTGAGTAGGAAGGACCCACAGAGGATCTCATCTCAATAAAAACTAGTAAACAAAATAATTGAAAGCTTTAAGTGTACACAAAAGTACAATATCATATTTTGCTGATCTGAATATCTTGGTAAATTTCAGGCTTTATTACTTACAGCATACTGATGAAGGTGTCAGGATTAAGACTGAGTGATTTTACCCTTGTATATTTTATGGATTTTAAATGGAAGTGACATTAATGGCAACTTATGGTACAAAGTTAATGTTTTTAGAATTAAATATGTTGATGGACTAGGTATTATAGGTATTTTAGACAAATTCAGTACTGAAGGGCAATGCAATGTTAAGTCTTACTAATTCGTATTAACTGGGGAACAAGTAATATAATACCCCTAAATCAGCATTTAATAAgcaaagttaaaaagttttatgtCATTAGCAATTTAAAAGCAAGTGTTGCCCAGTTAACCTTTCCTTCAAATTACTGTATAAATAACTGTTGAGAATACAAGGGGTAACAATAAGATAAAGTTGAAAAGACATTTTGCCAGGGCAATGtgtgaaaatgatatgttttttaattttttgttatctGAGGGGAAAGTAACACGATCCATGAAGTACATTAGGaaaatttaggcagtattgtgaACAGTGAATTGTGGAAGGGACATATAGATCATATTGGGCATAAATTATTTGGACATCTTTGTGGATCTGCTAAAATCTGTGGACCCCCTTCTCTAGagtaatatttttacatgttacAACAAATTTAGTTCAAATATAGTTAGCAAAATATATGTGGTTCTTAAAAGTTCTTGGACTAGAGGAATTATTACAAGAGTTCAGTTGAAATGGAAGACTTTTCTGAAAATGATGCTAAAGCTTCACTACAATTGCCAAGACTTGACATTTGGCTACAAGAGGGCAGAATTAAAGATGACATTCTCTTCCTGAGCTTGGAGAACTGGAAGACTTGGGCATGTCAACAGAAAAGCAAGGGATAGCGAGGGGGAAGGGGGCGGGGGCCGCAGGAGAAGAGTTGTTTTAAATGTGTCAAAGATTTGAGTTATCCTGcttttgagaatttaaaaaaaaaaaaaaaaacaaaaacaaaacttgggGTGGGATATTTCTGTGGTATTGGCATAATAACCACCACCCTCTCCACTAGATAATCTGGTTGGATTTTGTCAGTTCAAACACTGGATTTTCATGAAAACAAGCCTTTTAAAAGTGTATTCTTTGAATACATGAATATGAATGTTCTCAGTGTCtagaaacatggaaaaactaGTGCTGTTAATAGAAATCATTTCATCGTTGTTTGGGGAAAAGTGGTCCTGATCAGATTCATTATGTGCACAGGGACAAGGTGAAACACCTTCAACACACacagaagatgatgaagaaaatgcCGAAGAGGTGAGGAAGCCCTCCCATACATTTAAAACTTACAAGTCTGGTGGGTGGGGAAAGAATGCTGCCTTCCCATGAATGGGGGTGTTTTGGTTTGAAGTTCAAGCAGTACCGATCTGTGCCTTTTTTTAGTTTTATCCTAGAATGTAACATAATGGAGAAACTGTCTGTGTTTGTAGACCCCTGGACTCTCTAGAAAGAGAATGAGAGCTTCATTATCGGATCTATCAAGTCTCGAAGATGTTGAAGGGATGAGTGTCCGACAATTGAAGGAAATCCTTGCTCGGAATTTTGTCAACTATTCTGGCTGTTGTGAAAAGTGGGAGCTGGTAGAGAGAGTAAACAGACTatacaaagaaaatgaggaaaatcaaaaatcatgtaggtttgttttttttccttaggtgACACATTGGTATAAAcaatctcccccccaaaaaaaaaaagtcaaagtaaAACTACTTCAACAGAAGTCCCTCATAGTTTTAAAAAAGGGAACAATCTAATGAATCCCTTttgtagaattattttaaaagatgattgtaGATACCTGCAATAGGATAGATATTTTGTGAATGAAAATTTGGGAGCCATTAAATAACTAACTCCATCTGAGATCCTCTGACTTAGTCCAGTCTTTCTTTGATGGATAGGGAACTAGGCCATAGTGTGATATCATGTACAAGAAAAACGTGCAAACATTCTGGGTTTTTgatacatgtaatatgtatgtatgtattttttaatttcacaatCTAGCAATCAATCATTCAGCATATTCTCCCAAGTAAGATTATTTCTGGAACATCCAGGAAGTAATTGGTCACTCATTTAAGTTCCTGAAACAGTAGTTTCAACAGTAGTTTCAACAACAGTTTTGGGTCAAAGGTGCTTACTGTTTCACATagtttgagtttttattttattcagcatTCTCCAAAGCAAGTTCCTGAAATTTTGAGGGGAACTGCCTATCAGATGTGGAGATGTATATGGCTTTGTGTTCTTCGGCCATCATCTATGATGATACAGTTGTGGAAAGAGGACCCTCAAATTTAGCTTTATTGGCAGCATCATGCCTAGAGTTCCAAATTCATATGTATCTCCATATTTAGACCTAAATTTCTCAGATTCTGAATGTAGGCCAAATAAATGAATTCATCTCAATTCAGTCTGTGGCCTTCAAGTACTGGGTTTCTTACCTCATCCTTCAACAGAATGTTTCCTGATCATCCCAGGTTACATGAGATGAGCAGAAGGCAGGGGGAGGAAGGGTCTGCAGGTGCTCATCTGTCTGAACTGGGGCTGTGGGAACTTTGGCTTGATGAAATGCATTTTCCCATGGTCCTGCTACACTTCTGTTGCCTTTCAGATGGAGATAAGATGCAGCTCAATGACGAAGAAGATGACAACCTCTGTCGAATCTGCATGGATGCAGTCATTGATTGTGTTCTTCTGGAGTGTGGCCACATGGTCACTTGCACCAAATGTGGCAAGCGAATGAGCGAGTGTCCCATCTGCCGGCAGTACGTGGTTCGAGCTGTGCATGTGTTTAAATCCTAGAAAAATCTCCTATTTGGCCCTACAATTTAAGCAGACAGGATTTGAAACCGTTGCTGTTCAAAGGctggacttttttgtttttaaaagttttgtgtttttttgtttgtttttttcattatgaattgtGGAAAGAAGAGTTCATCTTGCTCAAGTTtgatgtggaaatatttttttctctgtgacatttcctttggcagtctgggaGGGGAGTTTAAGAGTGGGTAGAAGGGTTCCCAGGATCCTTTGACAAGAGCGTCCAAATTTGTTCACAAACTGTTTCAGCTTGCCTGTAGCTCTCTTAAGAATActgctcctcctcccctttcATTGCGCCTCGacaaaaatatctttttcatttttactgcTGTCCCAAGATCAGCGTAAGTGGAGAGCATGATATATGCTCCAAGCAGTGGTCACACAGATTATTTACCCTTTTAGTAAAAAGTGTTCTAATTGATAAAATATAAGTTTCCACATTGTTGCTCTTCTagtgttaaattcaatataatcGGAGACAAATGAGTCTATATAGAAAACTGCCAGCGCcttagaatataataataaacatgtCAATTTATGTTCTAATTAAGCATTTCTTACCAATTGGTGCATCAAGAGTGTTTGTCATTACAGAAgttaaggtcttttttttttttttttaagcctgtaACATCATTTCACATTCTTGTATAGTgaaggtgtttttgttttgttttcccctcaGTGCTATCCTGCTAATAATTCATTTCAAGTTTAGGAataaattacaaattttaaacaaattttcacaGGTGTGTATCTTGTACAACAATCTTGGTCAATTAACAAATGGAGTATTAATATGAGGTATGTGTATGTGAAAACATTTGTCAATTAAGTACAGAACAGATCCATGAACCAGTGTGGTCTTGCCTACATGTAGAAATCTAATGGGCTTTAACCTctcttttctttggaaaaaaatgaaaacattaaattttTCTGTTGAGTGCAGGAGCATCTCCACATCTAGTTAGTTTTAAACTAGTATCCCCTGGAAAAGCGGGATCTGTGACCACAAGGATACTTCAAGTTGCTCCTTATGCTTGACAAATGCTTGGCTCTCCTCTAGCCTTTCCTAATCCTGCCAAAGTGATCTGTGTTGCAGCTGTCAGGGAAAGATCATTTGCAAGAAACATTGCCACCAAAGGGTAACTCCCAGGAAGGAGCCTGAATTTCTACACACAGTAGCAACTTGGAAGACATTAGGACAGAGGAGCAGAGAACCTTGAGGTTGAGGTCCAGCTGCTTTATTAACATTGAGGCAAACAAGCTAAGCCTCATGTGGCACTATTGGACTTGGTGGTACAGATGGTTTGGGAGGATAGACGTAGGTCACCCAAAGAGATGTCAAAGATGGAAGTTTGGGTAGAATTTAGGAGATCAGATTTTCTTCTCAGATGATTCATTTtcctctctgggcctctgttCCATGATAGCAAGAAGAGACCAGTAAAAAGTCTACTTACAAAAATGACAGGTCTCCAGGAACTAATAGGGACTTCTCTCACACTCCCCTTAAAACTCAGAACATCATTGTCAttcaatctcaaaaaaaaaaaggagagactaCCAAGACTCCCATTTTCCCTAGTCACAAGACAGGAACAGCACACCACTGCTGGATGAAGTACAATTGCAGAAATGGCCACCAGTCACAGGTCTTTTTCTGAATAGTGTTCTAGGAATCACTGGAAAATGCGTGTATAATTTAGATCACTATAGTTTTTGGCAAAGCATTTGAAAAGAGGTAGAAATTGACCTTATTTATTCATGTCAGCCTTATAGGAACCCCTTTAAGCTGTTTTTCTTAATGACAAAGCACAGATTACATGTCTACCAATCTGTTAATGACATAAAACTAGGAGAAACAGACCAAAGTCAATTCACAAAGATCCAGACTGGCCATTGGGCAGAATAAAATGTACACTTTTAATAGGAACAAATAGGAATCATTCAACTTCAATACATCATGGGAATTGCTAAATAACAGTCTGAAAGATCTGGAGCTTTTAGTGGCCTTGAAAGCTTAAATTCCACAGTGTGATGACTACATTGAGAAGCACAATGTCCAAGTCCTGCAGGAACcggtcagaccacatctggagtaCTGAGTTCAACCCTAAGCACCATGTGTTAGAAAAGCCATCAGTGAGTCGTAAAGTATCTAGGGAAGAATCAAGTTGAATGAGAAGTAAAGAAGACTCAGAACAGCCTTCAAGAGTTTGAAGAGCTGCCACATGGAAGACAGATTCAGTTTGTTCTGTTTGACCTCACAGGGCTGAGTGAGGGACAGATGGAAGTTACAAAAGGGCAAACCTTAAGCTCTTATAAGAAGACCCTTGTAATTAGAACTGTTGAGATGGGATTGATAAGCTCCCTCTGGAGCTGGTGGGATCTCTCATTGGAGAGTTTCAAATAAAGGTTAAGTTGTGCATTAGGTATGTTGTACATACTGTTCTTTACAGTTGCTATTGAAGGGATGGATGGCCCTTAAGGAACAAGGTTTTTCCAAACTAATATTCAAGGAGCTGCAAATTGCACCATGTACAAAGGGCAAGAGGCTGGATTTCATATTATGTCAGCAGGACCCGTTTTGTCATCTACATATAGATAGAGGGAACTCTCCACTACCAGCATGGCAATCTAAGTCTCGGTTTACCACTTATTTCACAAACAAAAAGCTGATGTAAATAGGCTGGACTATGCCTCACATCAAAGCAGCTGCTGATAAGGGGTTATCCAACAGTGGGTACTGAAAGGTGGCTTAGTGTGATGGAAACAAGTGTCATACGTCTCGACACGGTGTCTTTAATTTTCCGCCAAAGAACACTACCACAAGCACGAGAAGTAGAGAGATTGTGGAGACcagactgaggctcagaaagaaaGCTTGTTCATGGTCACCAGCCTAGCAAGTCATAGTGACCTAGATTTCCTAACATTCGGCACTGATAATCTTCCTACCTCTGGCAACTCAGGGAAAGTTCCAGGTTGAAGAGATCAACTGATTCTCTGAAAGGAACAATCAAGTCCCCCTAAGTTTGAGGCTGGTGTCTTAAAACTCTCCAGCTCCGATGAATGATAGCTACCCCGAGTCTGCCTAACTTCAAAACACTGGTTTTAAGCCCCATGTTAGATCTGGACCAACCTTGATTAAATGAGGCTATTTGTTTTATTGGAATCATTTATTAGGAAATGTTTCTAgtaaagaaatgaacaaaatgcTGAGCAGACAGCAGACATTTTGCCTCCCATCCAAATGAGGACTCTGGACCACTCAGCCTCCTTGACAAGATGGTCTCGTCCCTTCCAGCTCCATCTAAGCCTAGGAGAGTCTTCTGTTACTAGGAACTAGAGGCTATTCCTGTTTTCAATGGTGCTTGCTCTTTTGGGACACGGTCAATGAGTCTGCCCTCCACATTAGTTCTTTTCTACCTCCTAGAACAGAAACCCTCAAAGGCTTTGTGGTGTTGTCTTTTGTACAATTGTTTATACAAATTCAACAAAGGTAAAACTTCATTGGGAAGGGCTATGAAAACACCACCTTACAACAATGGCACTTATGAATGCATAATTGTACAATAAGGAAAGAAGCATGGCAGAAAACCTGAACCAAGAACTCAACTCACATtgcaaaggaaaggagaaaaaagagactaCGTTTGACCATTTATTCTGTGGCTTGACTCACTGTATAAATTAGGTCTATAGAGTAACAAGAGCTCATGCTGGAGCAAAAACCTCCTATGTGCAAAAGCTGAAATCGGAACTGGAAAATTTTGAGGGAAAAAGGTGAATTCTATACAGAGAAAACTGGGCCAAATGTCTGTCTTCAATTATAATTGACACCGTTTTTCCACAACATGCTTATGTCACTTCTGAAGGATACAAGCAGGATATAAACTCCCATTCAAACATGCTTTTAAATTGAAAGTGTGAGCCTGCTTGGTCAGACCTGGACACATCTGCTGATGGATTATTATCTGTGAAGTAGAGGTGAAGTTCTCTCCTACCTTAAGTAAACCATAAATGTTGGCAATCCCAAACCAAAATCAAAAACGAAAAACAACACTGGTGTGCATTCAAATGTTGCATAAATAACCTTTAaacaatttgtacaaaaatagttCTGCATCATGTATcatgtaacaaaaacaaaacaaaacaaaggatgGGTCGAGGCGGCAGAAATGCAGCTTGTGGTCCATTGGAAAGATACTAAAAacttggtggggggaggggtcaccatgggaaaaagaggaatagaaattaaaaaaatgtacacTTCCAAGCTCATGCTCTggtaaatttaaataatatctcAACAgtctgtccttccctccctccccccaacccccacccctcAGCTGTGAATCTCTCTTAGGAATCATCACAGAACCAGGGAGTGCAGAGTACCCCGGCTGGCCATGCGTGCGCTGGGCGTTCACAAGGTGGGAGGTGAACTCGGTCCTTTCCGGGATCAATCGATCGTTAGGGCTTGTAAAACGGGATCTTTGCTCTCATCTGCGAGTCCAGTTCCAAGTGTAAAATAAAATCCCCATGTATTCTGAAATGAAagtcattttccccttctccttcccccctccccagcccgCTATTTACACACCTGTCCTTGGACTAACTCAGTTTCTGTAGGAGTTTTTCTTCCACTTGCCCAAACTGGACGCTCACCGACATCTCGGCTATGAACTGCTCACAGCCTTCCTTGGTCACCTGCTTACAGTACCTTAGGTCAATCTGACAGATATTTCCACAACGTTTAAAGAAGGACAGGCACTGGTCAGTAACCTTATTGCAGTCTGCagtgaagagaaaacagaaaaagcacCATCAGTATCGTCCAGGACCTTGATACCCATTAAGGCAAGCCCCAGGCTCTGGTCATTGGCGGCAGGACTGACGGGTGGCAGGCGGAAGATGCCTAACTGCCTTTCCGTCTCAAACAGACTGAGGATCTATCAGATTCACAGGTGGCCAATAAGAGCCTTGACCAAGAACCAAAAGGGGCGGACCTCTGAGGTTGTCATGGTCAACGTCCTCCCTTGATAAGATATGGGACTGAGGCCCAGATGGATGAAAGGAGCTGTCCACTAAGGACTCTGGGTAGATCCTGATCCTGCTGCTTCCCATAAAAA
This sequence is a window from Sminthopsis crassicaudata isolate SCR6 chromosome 1, ASM4859323v1, whole genome shotgun sequence. Protein-coding genes within it:
- the RNF34 gene encoding E3 ubiquitin-protein ligase RNF34 — translated: MKAGATSMWASCCGLLNEVMGTGAVRGQQSGFGGGTGPFRFAQNTDFSTYPPAATGGANIVCKACGLSFSVFRKKHVCCDCKKDFCSVCSVIQENFRRCCTCHLLQETSFQRPQLMRLKVKDLRQYLILRNIPIDTCREKADLVDLVLCHHGLGSEEDMDTHSLNSSRSQTSGFFTHPFFSTYPVPSSTVSSSQGDPTSQRGNSGPAALSQGQGETPSTHTEDDEENAEETPGLSRKRMRASLSDLSSLEDVEGMSVRQLKEILARNFVNYSGCCEKWELVERVNRLYKENEENQKSYGDKMQLNDEEDDNLCRICMDAVIDCVLLECGHMVTCTKCGKRMSECPICRQYVVRAVHVFKS